A stretch of the Papaver somniferum cultivar HN1 chromosome 6, ASM357369v1, whole genome shotgun sequence genome encodes the following:
- the LOC113291347 gene encoding uncharacterized protein LOC113291347, with product MVGYIMASISNVLQHQYESFDKASEIINGLKEMFSEHSRPAKTEATRKLMNTKMQEGTSVGEHVILMMSLFNELETLGSTINADMKVDTVLNSLPSSFAHFKLNVNMNKMVLTLPELLNQLQTVEGILDNKKAAGSVHLPEDSKHKPKRKIQRKNIQLEDVMGTTHSWHGLILLNEFWEYEDKTDGDD from the exons ATGGTGGGCTATATCATGGCATCTATATCCAATGTTTTGCAGCATCAGTATGAAAGCTTTGACAAAGCTTCAGAGATCATTAACGGTCTCAAGGAAATGTTTTCTGAACATAGTCGTCCCGCCAAAACGGAGGCAACTAGAAAGCTAATGAACACTAAGATGCAAGAAGGAACTTCAGTTGGTGAGCACGTCATTCTCATGATGTCTCTGTTTAACGAACTGGAAACCCTGGGATCAACTATCAATGCTGATATGAAAGTTGACACTGTTCTCAATTCCCTTCCCAGTTCGTTTGCACATTTCAAGTTGAATGTCAACATGAATAAGATGGTCTTAACTCTTCCTGAGTTACTTAACCAATTACAAACTGTGGAAGGAATTTTGGACAACAAAAAGGCAGCTGGAAGTGTTCACTTACCGGAGGATTCTAAGCATAAACCCAAACGAAAGATCCAGAGGAaaaat ATTCAGTTAGAGGATGTGATGGGTACTACCCACTCTTGGCATGGGTTAATACTGCTCAATGAGTTTTGGGAGTATGAAGACAAAACTGATG GTGATGATTAG